In Stomoxys calcitrans chromosome 2, idStoCalc2.1, whole genome shotgun sequence, the following proteins share a genomic window:
- the LOC106084366 gene encoding nuclear receptor binding SET domain protein isoform X3 has translation MENEGDNALNDSTATVVKGRQRRIRVLHQNERDRNQENIDESFKESKISLSESNLEEEAKSSTKVEEKQTSRSSTPTTVNSSTPRRRKDPLAHLHSNLSPKYIGFVTTTTSLDNSCEEGGTRKTRRRNNISSSADTSLTKNNSDTGDNMAAQLFGTHDTSLGYVRRVPKDGNDSPEVRNSRRKEFVSPIEKLLKKNGSIVDGEMLPDDVNAKNNNKSSKEDFELIELDPKLVEETPSVDYENVEQQLETNDAVTTNEDGHFGCFENVNQRLNDDKDSSVKQSLGSDKDSNLSTFTDASNSTELLVPQYSNTIENNETLTCAIMVESQSPTNISAKESSLDIQTSVSEQLCKVSSDSNNIVNINSNIGAVSGTEPTGEHKNNADAIVMISDNNIVDDHMKNIVESDDKIEKYAYESIEGKSALETKDLSLDGNKKSKESLQIDEKDKEVDEIVQQTNHSKVDLESVDSESNADFVETVAAKSPSAVSMDSAKGSSIINDGSWMTFSTGDLFWGQIYNYCYWPCMVCPDPDGKSITTKENNMSGDHHVMVHVRFFADNARRNWVRRENLMPFTTLQQYQERLEECREKYGTKSSKFKMFVPKKKQESVWYEAVNEANAVAEVPYEERLEKFYEIFDKSKITQKNKQQRRKSMYIPTARHLSASDGESFYGSQENVNNLSIPTNAMKRERSTSPFSPAYSPIKNMTAKKRKLSADIVMVTDSEVISTSDEYTSHRDDHAAGSMQTSNSSQIVKARKSLQDLEMFNGIEFQRFYIAMKDYVLEDNTNEELDKSLVVAVRNIWALKQLSRQQMLTQLSVSPAALTAELDSVANDNVKRLSNRLRDIMLRKSLQSQRSSLDLTTDTPATSKQTKDSGAIIEKPKKVVNRPILEVVDDIFELDRRYLFKGMGRDPVCKYCYKPGGNLRRCSKNCHSWMHMECITKDFSQNGKIRKSQKRSLATPKPATDSASEEISSRHSSSTQDLSTTENIETTLTATSHVTSETEAEVICRECANNEPIKCMVCNQTDSGKLEDPLVKCTMGQCDRSFHPACCKYWPQSKITISKNHIQSFRCPSHVCHTCVSDDPKGKFQQLSNARLTKCIKCPATFHTDSTCIPAGSQILTAAHIICPRHASLKHDMTINVNWCFFCVRGGQVVCCETCPTAVHAQCLKIPIDPNEGYICEECESGRMPLYGEMVWAKFTQFRWWPAIILPPTEIPQNIARKPHNPSDFVVRFFGTHDHGWISRRRVYLYLEGDSSEPPKSKTSSLDISYNRGVEEAKQVYEIIKAKKLQQRTLNENKEKLHPQPYVRIKANRPVPPVKLHVDMDSVSKCDCDPNDENPCGPDTNCLNRVLYHECNPKVCPARDRCQNQLFESRKSPRLDVVYMKERGFGLICLEPIKAGSFVIEYVGEIINDNEFRSRMAQKSLDRDENFYFLSVEKDYIIDAGPKGNLARFMNHSCDPNCETQKWSVNSLNRVGLFAIKDIPENTELTFNYHWDDLLGNERKTCYCGSKNCSGEIGGKLKESESKESTPGVDDSNPKVAKGKSKKSKMKPIKRLPNKATIGKRKSTSKIKVNGVMHKSNKLASAAALAVTSNVPEAIADKDDDETDRETTSTNISPSPEDAIC, from the exons ATGGAAAACGAAGGCGATAACGCTTTAAATGATTCTACGGCGACGGTAGTCAAAGGACGACAACGTCGAATAAGAGTATTGCACCAGAACGAAAGAGACAGAAATCAGGAGAATATTGATGAGTCGTTCAAAGAGTCAAAAATTTCGTTGTCAGAGTCAAATTTGGAAGAGGAAGCCAAAAGTTCGACTAAAGTCGAAGAAAAGCAAACATCTAGATCAAGCACACCAACTACTGTTAACTCATCGACACCTAGAA GAAGAAAGGACCCACTAGCACATCTTCATTCCAACCTTAGTCCAAAGTATATAGGATTTGTAACTACTACAACTAGTTTGGATAACAGTTGCGAAGAGGGAGGAACACGAAAGACGCGACGACGAAATAATATAAGTAGTAGCGCAGACACGTCTTTAACGAAGAACAACTCAGACACAGGCGACAATATGGCTGCCCAATTATTCGGAACTCATGACACTTCACTGGGTTATGTTCGACGTGTACCCAAAGATGGAAACGACTCGCCAGAGGTGAGGAATAGCAGACGAAAAGAATTTGTCAGTCCAATAGAGAAACTGTTGAAAAAGAATGGTTCAATTGTTGACGGCGAAATGCTACCTGATGATGTAAATgccaaaaataacaacaaatcatCCAAGGAAGACTTTGAACTAATAGAATTAGATCCCAAACTGGTCGAAGAAACACCCTCAGTAGACTATGAGAATGTAGAACAACAATTAGAAACAAATGATGCTGTTACGACGAATGAGGATGGGCATTTTGGGTGCTTTGAAAATGTTAACCAAAGGCTAAATGACGACAAAGATTCTTCTGTTAAACAATCATTGGGGAGCGATAAAGATTCAAACCTGTCGACGTTTACAGATGCAAGTAATTCAACTGAACTATTGGTCCCACAATATTCGAATACTATTGAAAATAATGAGACATTAACTTGCGCCATCATGGTCGAATCTCAAAGCCCTACGAATATTTCTGCAAAAGAATCATCTCTCGATATTCAAACTTCAGTTTCAGAgcaactgtgtaaagtttctTCTGATTCGAACAATATAGTGAATATCAACTCTAATATTGGTGCTGTTTCTGGCACGGAGCCAACGGGAGAACATAAAAATAATGCTGATGCCATTGTCATGATTAGTGATAACAATATAGTAGATGATCACATGAAAAACATTGTTGAAAGTGACGACAAAATAGAAAAGTATGCCTACGAAAGTATTGAAGGAAAATCCGCACTAGAGACAAAAGATCTTTCACTTGATGGCAATAAGAAATCTAAGGAATCCCTACAAATCGATGAAAAAGACAAAGAAGTCGATGAAATAGTGCAACAAACAAACCATAGCAAAGTTGATTTAGAAAGTGTCGACTCGGAAAGCAATGCAGATTTTGTCGAAACAGTTGCGGCCAAGTCACCATCCGCTGTCAGCATGGATAGCGCTAAAGGATCCTCTATAATAAATGATGGTTCCTGGATGACGTTTTCAACAGGGGActtattttggggtcaaatataTAACTACTGCTATTGGCCATGTATGGTTTGCCCCGATCCGGACGGCAAGTCCATAACGACCAAAGAAAACAACATGTCTGGCGATCATCACGTCATGGTCCATGTCCGTTTCTTCGCCGACAATGCCCGCCGCAATTGGGTAAGACGGGAAAATCTAATGCCTTTTACAACGTTACAACAGTATCAGGAACGGTTGGAAGAATGCCGCGAAAAGTATGGAaccaaaagttcaaaattcaaaatgtttGTTCCAAAAAAGAAACAGGAATCGGTTTGGTACGAAGCAGTAAATGAGGCTAATGCAGTTGCTGAAGTTCCGTACGAAGAAcgcttagaaaaattttatgaaatatttgacAAATCCAA aattacacaaaaaaataagCAACAACGTCGTAAATCTATGTATATACCAACGGCACGACATTTATCTGCGTCGGATGGAGAAAGCTTCTATGGATCACAAGAAAATGTAAATAATCTATCTATCCCAAcaaatgccatgaaacgtgagcGGTCCACGTCTCCATTTAGTCCGGCCTATTCGCCTATCAAAAACATGACAGCTAAAAAGCGTAAACTGAGCGCAGACATTGTAATGGTGACCGATTCTGAAGTTATTAGTACATCCGATGAATATACCTCACACAGAGACGATCATGCGGCAGGTAGTATGCAAACCTCCAATTCTTCTCAAATCGTAAAAGCAAGGAAATCTCTGCAAGACTTGGAGATGTTTAATGGAATTGAGTTCCAAAGGTTTTACATAGCAATGAAAGATTATGTGTTAGAGGATAATACAAACGAAGAACTGGACAAAAGTTTAGTTGTGGCAGTGCGTAATATCTGGGCTCTTAAGCAGTTAAGTCGCCAGCAAATGCTTACGCAATTGAGTGTTTCGCCTGCAGCTTTAACAGCAGAGTTAGATTCTGTGGCAAATGATAATGTTAAACGTCTTTCGAATCGCTTGAGAGATATTATGCTACGTAAGTCCCTTCAATCCCAACGATCGTCTCTGGATCTAACAACCGACACTCCAGCAACTTCAAAACAAACCAAGGATTCGGGCGCTATAATAGAAAAGCCAAAAAAGGTGGTGAATCGTCCTATTTTAGAAGTTGTGGATGATATTTTCGAATTGGACAGAAGATATCTTTTTAAAGGCATGGGTCGTGATCCAGTATGTAAATATTGTTACAAACCCGGTGGGAATTTGAGGAGATGCTCGAAGAATTGTCATTCCTGGATGCACATGGAATGCATTACTAAGGACTTTTCTCAAAATGGTAAAATAAGGAAATCGCAAAAACGTTCACTTGCCACTCCAAAGCCCGCCACAGATTCTGCAAGTGAGGAGATTAGCAGCAGACACTCATCATCTACACAAGATTTGTCGACTACAGAAAATATCGAAACGACATTGACGGCAACATCTCATGTCACTTCGGAAACTGAGGCTGAAGTTATATGCAGAGAGTGTGCCAACAATGAGCCTATAAAGTGCATGGTGTGTAATCAAACCGACTCTGGTAAATTAGAGGACCCTCTAGTAAAATGTACCATGGGCCAGTGTGACCGCTCCTTCCATCCTGCCTGTTGTAAATATTGGCCTCAATCAAAAATTACCATTTCTAAAAACCACATACAATCATTTCGTTGTCCATCTCATGTTTGTCATACGTGTGTTTCTGACGACCCAAAAGGAAAATTCCAACAGTTAAGCAATGCGCGATTAACGAAATGCATTAAATGTCCGGCCACTTTCCACACAGACTCAACTTGCATTCCGGCAGGCTCACAGATCCTAACAGCTGCTCATATTATTTGTCCACGGCATGCCAGTCTTAAGCATGACATGACTATCAATGTTAATTGGTGTTTTTTCTGTGTGCGTGGAGGTCAAGTTGTATGCTGTGAGACGTGTCCTACAGCAGTGCATGCACAGTGTCTGAAAATTCCAATAGATCCCAATGAGGGCTATATATGTGAAGAATGTGAGTCTGGTCGCATGCCACTTTACGGTGAAATGGTGTGGGCGAAATTTACACAATTTAGATGGTGGCCAGCCATTATTTTACCGCCAACGGAAATACCGCAAAATATTGCGAGAAAGCCACACAATCCATCAgattttgttgtccgattttttgGTACTCACGATCATGGATGGATTTCACGACGCAGAGTGTACTTGTATTTGGAAGGAGATAGTTCAGAACCACCAAAGTCGAAAACGTCAA GTTTGGACATTAGCTATAATCGTGGTGTTGAGGAAGCGAAACAAGTTTATGAGATTATCAAAGCGAAAAAGCTTCAACAACGCACTTTAAACGAAAACAAGGAGAAGCTGCACCCCCAGCCATATGTACGAATTAAGGCGAATCGACCAGTTCCGCCAGTAAAGTTGCATGTGGACATGGACAGCGTCAGTAAGTGCGATTGTGATCCAAATGATGAGAATCCTTGTGGTCCGGACACCAATTGCCTCAATCGTGTACTCTATCACGAATGCAATCCAAAAGTATGTCCGGCTCGTGATCGGTGCCAGAATCAATTGTTTGAATCTCGCAAGTCCCCTCGACTTGATGTTGTATACATGAAGGAACGTGGTTTCGGCTTAATATGTCTGGAGCCTATTAAAGCTGGCTCTTTTGTAATCGAGTACGTAGGAGAAATAATCAACGATAATGAATTTCGTTCCCGAATGGCCCAAAAATCATTGGATCGCGATGAAAACTTTTATTTCCTTTCCGTGGAGAAGGATTACATCATTGACGCGGGGCCAAAGGGCAATTTGGCACGTTTTATGAACCACTCATGTGACCCTAATTGTGAGACACAGAAATGGTCGGTGAATTCGTTGAATCGTGTAGGCCTATTTGCCATAAAAGACATACCTGAG AACACCGAGCTAACATTCAACTATCACTGGGATGATTTGTTGGGCAATGAAAGAAAAACTTGCTACTGTGGTTCCAAAAATTGTTCCGGAGAAATTGGTGGAAAATTAAAAGAGAGTGAATCAAAG GAGTCAACTCCTGGCGTTGACGATTCTAACCCAAAGGTGGCTAAAGGAAAATCTAAGAAATCAAAAATGAAGCCAATAAAACGGTTACCCAATAAAGCAACCATCGGAAAGCGTAAATCAACGTCGAAAATTAAGGTAAATGGCGTCATGCACAAATCAAACAAATTGGCTTCAGCTGCTGCCCTAGCAGTCACATCAAATGTGCCGGAAGCAATCGCAGACAAGGATGATGATGAAACTGACAGGGAGACTACTTCCACCAATATTTCGCCATCTCCAGAAGATGCAATTTGTTAG
- the LOC106084366 gene encoding nuclear receptor binding SET domain protein isoform X2, which produces MENEGDNALNDSTATVVKGRQRRIRVLHQNERDRNQENIDESFKESKISLSESNLEEEAKSSTKVEEKQTSRSSTPTTVNSSTPRRRKDPLAHLHSNLSPKYIGFVTTTTSLDNSCEEGGTRKTRRRNNISSSADTSLTKNNSDTGDNMAAQLFGTHDTSLGYVRRVPKDGNDSPEVRNSRRKEFVSPIEKLLKKNGSIVDGEMLPDDVNAKNNNKSSKEDFELIELDPKLVEETPSVDYENVEQQLETNDAVTTNEDGHFGCFENVNQRLNDDKDSSVKQSLGSDKDSNLSTFTDASNSTELLVPQYSNTIENNETLTCAIMVESQSPTNISAKESSLDIQTSVSEQLCKVSSDSNNIVNINSNIGAVSGTEPTGEHKNNADAIVMISDNNIVDDHMKNIVESDDKIEKYAYESIEGKSALETKDLSLDGNKKSKESLQIDEKDKEVDEIVQQTNHSKVDLESVDSESNADFVETVAAKSPSAVSMDSAKGSSIINDGSWMTFSTGDLFWGQIYNYCYWPCMVCPDPDGKSITTKENNMSGDHHVMVHVRFFADNARRNWVRRENLMPFTTLQQYQERLEECREKYGTKSSKFKMFVPKKKQESVWYEAVNEANAVAEVPYEERLEKFYEIFDKSKITQKNKQQRRKSMYIPTARHLSASDGESFYGSQENVNNLSIPTNAMKRERSTSPFSPAYSPIKNMTAKKRKLSADIVMVTDSEVISTSDEYTSHRDDHAAGSMQTSNSSQIVKARKSLQDLEMFNGIEFQRFYIAMKDYVLEDNTNEELDKSLVVAVRNIWALKQLSRQQMLTQLSVSPAALTAELDSVANDNVKRLSNRLRDIMLRKSLQSQRSSLDLTTDTPATSKQTKDSGAIIEKPKKVVNRPILEVVDDIFELDRRYLFKGMGRDPVCKYCYKPGGNLRRCSKNCHSWMHMECITKDFSQNGKIRKSQKRSLATPKPATDSASEEISSRHSSSTQDLSTTENIETTLTATSHVTSETEAEVICRECANNEPIKCMVCNQTDSGKLEDPLVKCTMGQCDRSFHPACCKYWPQSKITISKNHIQSFRCPSHVCHTCVSDDPKGKFQQLSNARLTKCIKCPATFHTDSTCIPAGSQILTAAHIICPRHASLKHDMTINVNWCFFCVRGGQVVCCETCPTAVHAQCLKIPIDPNEGYICEECESGRMPLYGEMVWAKFTQFRWWPAIILPPTEIPQNIARKPHNPSDFVVRFFGTHDHGWISRRRVYLYLEGDSSEPPKSKTSSLDISYNRGVEEAKQVYEIIKAKKLQQRTLNENKEKLHPQPYVRIKANRPVPPVKLHVDMDSVSKCDCDPNDENPCGPDTNCLNRVLYHECNPKVCPARDRCQNQLFESRKSPRLDVVYMKERGFGLICLEPIKAGSFVIEYVGEIINDNEFRSRMAQKSLDRDENFYFLSVEKDYIIDAGPKGNLARFMNHSCDPNCETQKWSVNSLNRVGLFAIKDIPENTELTFNYHWDDLLGNERKTCYCGSKNCSGEIGGKLKESESKESTPGVDDSNPKVAKGKSKKSKMKPIKRLPNKATIGKRKSTSKIKVNGVMHKSNKLASAAALAVTSNVPEAIADKDDDETDRETTSTNISPSPEDAIFSHLQPLRRAVYVFHMISSSILKVDFVTPLTRFVRLFMELLLFN; this is translated from the exons ATGGAAAACGAAGGCGATAACGCTTTAAATGATTCTACGGCGACGGTAGTCAAAGGACGACAACGTCGAATAAGAGTATTGCACCAGAACGAAAGAGACAGAAATCAGGAGAATATTGATGAGTCGTTCAAAGAGTCAAAAATTTCGTTGTCAGAGTCAAATTTGGAAGAGGAAGCCAAAAGTTCGACTAAAGTCGAAGAAAAGCAAACATCTAGATCAAGCACACCAACTACTGTTAACTCATCGACACCTAGAA GAAGAAAGGACCCACTAGCACATCTTCATTCCAACCTTAGTCCAAAGTATATAGGATTTGTAACTACTACAACTAGTTTGGATAACAGTTGCGAAGAGGGAGGAACACGAAAGACGCGACGACGAAATAATATAAGTAGTAGCGCAGACACGTCTTTAACGAAGAACAACTCAGACACAGGCGACAATATGGCTGCCCAATTATTCGGAACTCATGACACTTCACTGGGTTATGTTCGACGTGTACCCAAAGATGGAAACGACTCGCCAGAGGTGAGGAATAGCAGACGAAAAGAATTTGTCAGTCCAATAGAGAAACTGTTGAAAAAGAATGGTTCAATTGTTGACGGCGAAATGCTACCTGATGATGTAAATgccaaaaataacaacaaatcatCCAAGGAAGACTTTGAACTAATAGAATTAGATCCCAAACTGGTCGAAGAAACACCCTCAGTAGACTATGAGAATGTAGAACAACAATTAGAAACAAATGATGCTGTTACGACGAATGAGGATGGGCATTTTGGGTGCTTTGAAAATGTTAACCAAAGGCTAAATGACGACAAAGATTCTTCTGTTAAACAATCATTGGGGAGCGATAAAGATTCAAACCTGTCGACGTTTACAGATGCAAGTAATTCAACTGAACTATTGGTCCCACAATATTCGAATACTATTGAAAATAATGAGACATTAACTTGCGCCATCATGGTCGAATCTCAAAGCCCTACGAATATTTCTGCAAAAGAATCATCTCTCGATATTCAAACTTCAGTTTCAGAgcaactgtgtaaagtttctTCTGATTCGAACAATATAGTGAATATCAACTCTAATATTGGTGCTGTTTCTGGCACGGAGCCAACGGGAGAACATAAAAATAATGCTGATGCCATTGTCATGATTAGTGATAACAATATAGTAGATGATCACATGAAAAACATTGTTGAAAGTGACGACAAAATAGAAAAGTATGCCTACGAAAGTATTGAAGGAAAATCCGCACTAGAGACAAAAGATCTTTCACTTGATGGCAATAAGAAATCTAAGGAATCCCTACAAATCGATGAAAAAGACAAAGAAGTCGATGAAATAGTGCAACAAACAAACCATAGCAAAGTTGATTTAGAAAGTGTCGACTCGGAAAGCAATGCAGATTTTGTCGAAACAGTTGCGGCCAAGTCACCATCCGCTGTCAGCATGGATAGCGCTAAAGGATCCTCTATAATAAATGATGGTTCCTGGATGACGTTTTCAACAGGGGActtattttggggtcaaatataTAACTACTGCTATTGGCCATGTATGGTTTGCCCCGATCCGGACGGCAAGTCCATAACGACCAAAGAAAACAACATGTCTGGCGATCATCACGTCATGGTCCATGTCCGTTTCTTCGCCGACAATGCCCGCCGCAATTGGGTAAGACGGGAAAATCTAATGCCTTTTACAACGTTACAACAGTATCAGGAACGGTTGGAAGAATGCCGCGAAAAGTATGGAaccaaaagttcaaaattcaaaatgtttGTTCCAAAAAAGAAACAGGAATCGGTTTGGTACGAAGCAGTAAATGAGGCTAATGCAGTTGCTGAAGTTCCGTACGAAGAAcgcttagaaaaattttatgaaatatttgacAAATCCAA aattacacaaaaaaataagCAACAACGTCGTAAATCTATGTATATACCAACGGCACGACATTTATCTGCGTCGGATGGAGAAAGCTTCTATGGATCACAAGAAAATGTAAATAATCTATCTATCCCAAcaaatgccatgaaacgtgagcGGTCCACGTCTCCATTTAGTCCGGCCTATTCGCCTATCAAAAACATGACAGCTAAAAAGCGTAAACTGAGCGCAGACATTGTAATGGTGACCGATTCTGAAGTTATTAGTACATCCGATGAATATACCTCACACAGAGACGATCATGCGGCAGGTAGTATGCAAACCTCCAATTCTTCTCAAATCGTAAAAGCAAGGAAATCTCTGCAAGACTTGGAGATGTTTAATGGAATTGAGTTCCAAAGGTTTTACATAGCAATGAAAGATTATGTGTTAGAGGATAATACAAACGAAGAACTGGACAAAAGTTTAGTTGTGGCAGTGCGTAATATCTGGGCTCTTAAGCAGTTAAGTCGCCAGCAAATGCTTACGCAATTGAGTGTTTCGCCTGCAGCTTTAACAGCAGAGTTAGATTCTGTGGCAAATGATAATGTTAAACGTCTTTCGAATCGCTTGAGAGATATTATGCTACGTAAGTCCCTTCAATCCCAACGATCGTCTCTGGATCTAACAACCGACACTCCAGCAACTTCAAAACAAACCAAGGATTCGGGCGCTATAATAGAAAAGCCAAAAAAGGTGGTGAATCGTCCTATTTTAGAAGTTGTGGATGATATTTTCGAATTGGACAGAAGATATCTTTTTAAAGGCATGGGTCGTGATCCAGTATGTAAATATTGTTACAAACCCGGTGGGAATTTGAGGAGATGCTCGAAGAATTGTCATTCCTGGATGCACATGGAATGCATTACTAAGGACTTTTCTCAAAATGGTAAAATAAGGAAATCGCAAAAACGTTCACTTGCCACTCCAAAGCCCGCCACAGATTCTGCAAGTGAGGAGATTAGCAGCAGACACTCATCATCTACACAAGATTTGTCGACTACAGAAAATATCGAAACGACATTGACGGCAACATCTCATGTCACTTCGGAAACTGAGGCTGAAGTTATATGCAGAGAGTGTGCCAACAATGAGCCTATAAAGTGCATGGTGTGTAATCAAACCGACTCTGGTAAATTAGAGGACCCTCTAGTAAAATGTACCATGGGCCAGTGTGACCGCTCCTTCCATCCTGCCTGTTGTAAATATTGGCCTCAATCAAAAATTACCATTTCTAAAAACCACATACAATCATTTCGTTGTCCATCTCATGTTTGTCATACGTGTGTTTCTGACGACCCAAAAGGAAAATTCCAACAGTTAAGCAATGCGCGATTAACGAAATGCATTAAATGTCCGGCCACTTTCCACACAGACTCAACTTGCATTCCGGCAGGCTCACAGATCCTAACAGCTGCTCATATTATTTGTCCACGGCATGCCAGTCTTAAGCATGACATGACTATCAATGTTAATTGGTGTTTTTTCTGTGTGCGTGGAGGTCAAGTTGTATGCTGTGAGACGTGTCCTACAGCAGTGCATGCACAGTGTCTGAAAATTCCAATAGATCCCAATGAGGGCTATATATGTGAAGAATGTGAGTCTGGTCGCATGCCACTTTACGGTGAAATGGTGTGGGCGAAATTTACACAATTTAGATGGTGGCCAGCCATTATTTTACCGCCAACGGAAATACCGCAAAATATTGCGAGAAAGCCACACAATCCATCAgattttgttgtccgattttttgGTACTCACGATCATGGATGGATTTCACGACGCAGAGTGTACTTGTATTTGGAAGGAGATAGTTCAGAACCACCAAAGTCGAAAACGTCAA GTTTGGACATTAGCTATAATCGTGGTGTTGAGGAAGCGAAACAAGTTTATGAGATTATCAAAGCGAAAAAGCTTCAACAACGCACTTTAAACGAAAACAAGGAGAAGCTGCACCCCCAGCCATATGTACGAATTAAGGCGAATCGACCAGTTCCGCCAGTAAAGTTGCATGTGGACATGGACAGCGTCAGTAAGTGCGATTGTGATCCAAATGATGAGAATCCTTGTGGTCCGGACACCAATTGCCTCAATCGTGTACTCTATCACGAATGCAATCCAAAAGTATGTCCGGCTCGTGATCGGTGCCAGAATCAATTGTTTGAATCTCGCAAGTCCCCTCGACTTGATGTTGTATACATGAAGGAACGTGGTTTCGGCTTAATATGTCTGGAGCCTATTAAAGCTGGCTCTTTTGTAATCGAGTACGTAGGAGAAATAATCAACGATAATGAATTTCGTTCCCGAATGGCCCAAAAATCATTGGATCGCGATGAAAACTTTTATTTCCTTTCCGTGGAGAAGGATTACATCATTGACGCGGGGCCAAAGGGCAATTTGGCACGTTTTATGAACCACTCATGTGACCCTAATTGTGAGACACAGAAATGGTCGGTGAATTCGTTGAATCGTGTAGGCCTATTTGCCATAAAAGACATACCTGAG AACACCGAGCTAACATTCAACTATCACTGGGATGATTTGTTGGGCAATGAAAGAAAAACTTGCTACTGTGGTTCCAAAAATTGTTCCGGAGAAATTGGTGGAAAATTAAAAGAGAGTGAATCAAAG GAGTCAACTCCTGGCGTTGACGATTCTAACCCAAAGGTGGCTAAAGGAAAATCTAAGAAATCAAAAATGAAGCCAATAAAACGGTTACCCAATAAAGCAACCATCGGAAAGCGTAAATCAACGTCGAAAATTAAGGTAAATGGCGTCATGCACAAATCAAACAAATTGGCTTCAGCTGCTGCCCTAGCAGTCACATCAAATGTGCCGGAAGCAATCGCAGACAAGGATGATGATGAAACTGACAGGGAGACTACTTCCACCAATATTTCGCCATCTCCAGAAGATGCAATTT TTTCCCATTTGCAACCACTAAGGCGAGCTGTGTACGTTTTTCACATGATTTCTTCAAGCATTTTAAAAGTTGATTTTGTTACCCCTCTGACGAGATTTGTTAGACTTTTCATGGAGTTATTGCTTTTTAATTAG